TGAACGCGTACACGGTCGCCTTCGCCGCCTGCCTGCTCGCCGGGGGAGCGGTCGCCGACAGGTACGGCGCGGCCCGCGTCTTCAAGCTCGGCGTGGCGGCCTTCGGCGCGGTCTCGCTGCTCAGCGCCGCAGCCCCGGACCTGGGCGTGCTGATCGGCCTGCGGGCGCTGCTCGGCGTGGCCGCCGCGCTGTGCACGGGCGGCTCGCTCGGCCTGCTCGCCGAGCTGTTCCGTGAGCCCGCCGCCCGGGCCCGCGCGACCGGCCTGTGGGCCGCCATCACCGGCAGCGCGCTCGCGGCCGGCCCGCTGCTCGGCGGGGTCCTGGTGGACCTGTACGGCTGGCGCGCCGTCTTCCTGCTCAACCCGCCCATCGCCGTGATCAGCCTGCTGGCCGTGCGCAAGGTCGCCTCGCCGCGCGGCAGCCGCGCCATCGACTGGTGGGTGCAGGTCCTGGCCTGCGCCTTCCTCGGCCTGGTCGCCGAGGCCCTGATCGACTCCGCGCCGGTGGCGGGACTGCTCTCCCTGGCCGTCCTGGCGGCCCTGGTGCTCGCCGAGCGGCGCAGCCACGCGCCCGCCCTGCCCGGCGGCCTGCTCGCCGCCACCTGGCCGGAGCTGCTCGCGGGCACGGTGGCCAACTTCGCCTTCTCCGGCGCCCTGTTCGTGCTGACGCTGTTCCTTCAGGACACCCGCCACCTGAGCCCGCTGGCCGCCGGGCTGGCGTTCCTGCCGCTCACGCTGCCCATGACGGTGAACCCGCTGCTCACCGGCCGCCTGGTGGCCCGCTACGGCCCGCGCCCGCCCATCCTCGGCGGCCTGGCCCTCGTCGCGGCGGGGCTGGCCGGCACCGCGCTCACCGACGCGCTGACGCCCTGGCTCGTGGTGCTGGGCTTCGGCCTGTCGTTCGTGCTGCCCGCCCTGATGGCCGGGATGGTCAACAGCGCCCCGCCCGGCACGGCCGGCACCGCGGGCGGCGTGCTCAACGCCTTCCGCCAGGTGGGCGCCACGCTCGGGGTGGCGGTCATGGGCGTCATCGGGCGTCCCCTGCTGGCGGCGGCCGTCCTGGCGGCACTGACCTGCGCGGGCTACGCCCTGGCCGCGCGTCGCGCCCGCTCCCGGGTGATCGGAGTATCGTGAGAGCCTCAGCCAGGGCGGCGACGACGATGGGGTGCACGTGTTCTTCCAGCATTCGAGCGACATCTGGCGCGACTTCCCCGAGCTCGTCCCGGCCGCCCTCTACGCCGAGGGCATCACCCCCACAGCCGTCCCCGACGCGCGCATCGCCGCCCACGCCGAGCGGGCCGCCGCCAGGCTCGCCACCTCCTCCGAGGGCGAGCTGCCGGAGATCCAGGCGTGGCGCCGCACCTTCACCCGGATGGGCCTCAAGCCGACCCAGTACAGGTGCGCCTCGGAGGCCCTGCTGCGCCGCTTCAGGAAAGAGGGCTCGCTGCCGCGCCTGCACCCCCTGATCGACCTGTGCAACGCGGTCTCCCTCGCCTACGCCGTGCCCATCGCCGTCTTCGACGTCTCCCGCATCAGCTCGTACGTCGAGGTGCGGCACGCCTCGGGCGACGAGACGTACCTGACCTTCGGCGGCGACACCGAGCAGCCGCCCGCCGGCGAGGTGATCTTCGCCGACGCGGCGGGCAGGGCGCACGCCCGCCGCTGGACCAACCGCCAGAGCGGCCACTCGGCCGTCCGCGACACCACGTCGAACGTGCTGATCGTCGCCGAGGCCCTGCACGACACGGCGGCCGGAGACGTGGAGTCGCTCCTGGCCACGCTCACCGACGAGCTCAACACCCTGTGGCCGGTCACCCCCAAGTCGGCGATCCTGACGCCTGCCGCGCCGCGCTTCGAGTTCCCCGGCCAGTGAGCCGCCCCGCCCGTCAGACGAACGCGCTCTTGTAGAAGATGCTGGCCAGCCGCGGCCCCGGCTCGGAGGCCAGGCCCAGGCACAGCCGCG
The nucleotide sequence above comes from Nonomuraea gerenzanensis. Encoded proteins:
- a CDS encoding MFS transporter; its protein translation is MFGFSLAYFLVILDTTVLTIALPDLHASLGGSLAGQQWAVNAYTVAFAACLLAGGAVADRYGAARVFKLGVAAFGAVSLLSAAAPDLGVLIGLRALLGVAAALCTGGSLGLLAELFREPAARARATGLWAAITGSALAAGPLLGGVLVDLYGWRAVFLLNPPIAVISLLAVRKVASPRGSRAIDWWVQVLACAFLGLVAEALIDSAPVAGLLSLAVLAALVLAERRSHAPALPGGLLAATWPELLAGTVANFAFSGALFVLTLFLQDTRHLSPLAAGLAFLPLTLPMTVNPLLTGRLVARYGPRPPILGGLALVAAGLAGTALTDALTPWLVVLGFGLSFVLPALMAGMVNSAPPGTAGTAGGVLNAFRQVGATLGVAVMGVIGRPLLAAAVLAALTCAGYALAARRARSRVIGVS
- a CDS encoding B3/B4 domain-containing protein gives rise to the protein MFFQHSSDIWRDFPELVPAALYAEGITPTAVPDARIAAHAERAAARLATSSEGELPEIQAWRRTFTRMGLKPTQYRCASEALLRRFRKEGSLPRLHPLIDLCNAVSLAYAVPIAVFDVSRISSYVEVRHASGDETYLTFGGDTEQPPAGEVIFADAAGRAHARRWTNRQSGHSAVRDTTSNVLIVAEALHDTAAGDVESLLATLTDELNTLWPVTPKSAILTPAAPRFEFPGQ